In Thermodesulfovibrionales bacterium, the following are encoded in one genomic region:
- a CDS encoding GNAT family N-acetyltransferase, producing MPQKDQTIILRKASPGDMPFIREHLARFMLDDEDLDYRQFVVALEGREIVGFGRIIPHGEVFELGGVGVVESRRNRGVGTLIVEYLKSVFPSDDVYIITDIPGYFEKLGFRKTETPPEELVRKIERICKTKCRQDAVVMLYRRSLNR from the coding sequence ATGCCTCAGAAAGACCAGACGATAATACTTCGGAAGGCTTCCCCCGGTGATATGCCCTTCATCAGGGAGCACCTGGCGCGGTTCATGCTCGATGACGAAGATTTAGACTATCGTCAGTTCGTCGTAGCCCTTGAAGGCCGGGAAATCGTAGGTTTCGGAAGGATCATCCCCCACGGAGAAGTTTTTGAACTCGGAGGCGTCGGGGTCGTCGAGAGTAGGAGGAATCGGGGTGTCGGGACATTAATCGTCGAGTACCTGAAGAGCGTCTTCCCGTCCGATGACGTCTATATCATTACGGACATTCCCGGATATTTTGAAAAACTCGGCTTCAGAAAAACCGAAACGCCGCCTGAGGAACTGGTCAGGAAGATCGAGAGGATATGCAAGACCAAGTGCCGTCAGGACGCGGTGGTTATGCTTTACAGGAGGAGTTTGAACCGATGA
- a CDS encoding YceI family protein yields MAKWIIDPDHSVAAFAVRHMMISDVHGQFNRISGIIQFTPPDLAHLSVEAEIDVTGVYTGIQKRDEHLRSPDFLDAANFPKITFKSTKAQVLSERSCRVSGNLTIRGITHQVTLDVEYSGPVNDPFEEGATSIGFTASGRINRKDYDVLWNADMENGVIAGWDVRLTLNVEADRAAD; encoded by the coding sequence ATGGCTAAGTGGATAATCGACCCCGATCATTCCGTTGCTGCCTTTGCTGTCAGACACATGATGATTTCAGACGTTCACGGCCAGTTCAACAGGATAAGCGGCATCATTCAGTTCACCCCCCCTGACCTTGCTCACCTATCCGTTGAAGCAGAAATAGATGTAACCGGCGTTTATACCGGTATTCAAAAACGCGACGAGCATCTCCGCAGCCCCGATTTCCTCGACGCGGCAAACTTCCCCAAGATTACTTTTAAGAGTACCAAGGCCCAAGTACTTAGCGAGCGCAGCTGCCGAGTCTCAGGCAATCTGACCATCCGCGGGATCACACATCAGGTCACCCTGGATGTCGAATATTCCGGACCGGTAAACGACCCTTTCGAAGAAGGAGCGACAAGCATCGGCTTCACCGCTTCGGGAAGGATTAATCGTAAGGACTATGATGTCCTGTGGAATGCCGATATGGAAAACGGGGTCATAGCCGGATGGGATGTCCGGCTTACCCTGAACGTTGAGGCTGATAGGGCTGCCGATTAA